The uncultured Desulfobulbus sp. genome window below encodes:
- a CDS encoding 1,4-dihydroxy-6-naphthoate synthase encodes MSETTALSLGFSPCPNDTYIFNALVHGQVRADQIQLQSPMLEDVETLNSWALDQRLDVTKLSFHALGHVLDEYALLSSGAALGRGCGPLLITGPSAPAKPLSQWKIAIPGRLTTAALLLRLYHPACENLCVLRFDQIMEALLRGEVDGGVIIHESRFTYQALGLTCVQDLGQWWESTTGLPIPLGCIVARRSIDERRRFALEQAIRESILWADENSQACLPYIQTHSQEMAPEVVNSHIGLYVNEFSKDLGEEGGAAVRELLARGVEVGLFPRHSQLY; translated from the coding sequence ATGTCTGAGACCACAGCCCTTTCTCTGGGCTTTTCTCCCTGTCCCAACGATACCTATATTTTTAATGCCCTTGTTCATGGGCAGGTGCGTGCAGATCAGATTCAGTTGCAGTCACCAATGCTTGAGGATGTAGAAACGCTGAATAGTTGGGCTCTGGACCAGCGGTTGGATGTTACCAAGCTATCCTTTCATGCATTGGGGCATGTACTTGATGAGTATGCCCTGTTGTCCTCAGGAGCAGCCCTGGGCAGGGGCTGTGGGCCTTTGCTCATTACCGGCCCCTCTGCACCTGCCAAGCCGCTGAGTCAGTGGAAGATTGCCATCCCCGGCCGTTTGACCACGGCTGCCCTGCTGTTGCGTCTGTACCATCCCGCCTGCGAAAACCTTTGTGTGCTACGTTTTGATCAGATCATGGAAGCTCTCCTCCGGGGAGAGGTAGATGGCGGGGTGATTATCCATGAAAGCCGTTTTACCTATCAGGCTCTGGGGCTCACCTGTGTCCAGGATTTGGGGCAGTGGTGGGAATCGACCACCGGTTTGCCTATTCCTCTTGGTTGTATTGTTGCCAGGCGCAGCATTGATGAGAGGCGGCGCTTTGCACTCGAGCAGGCAATACGTGAGAGTATTCTCTGGGCCGACGAAAATTCCCAGGCCTGTCTGCCGTATATTCAGACGCATAGCCAGGAGATGGCACCAGAGGTCGTTAACAGTCATATCGGGCTGTATGTGAATGAGTTTTCCAAGGATCTTGGCGAAGAAGGTGGGGCCGCGGTGCGAGAGCTGCTCGCTCGAGGAGTTGAGGTTGGGCTGTTTCCCCGTCATTCCCAGCTTTATTGA
- a CDS encoding YfcE family phosphodiesterase, with protein MRIAVLSDSHDQIPNLHAAVTRANRAQADVLIHCGDLISPFMLRYLSAFEGPVHLIYGNNVGDQHLISSRCGTLFPNISHHGTHGQITLGDRRIAFVHYPRLAKEVAQSGVYHLVCYGHDHIFHSERLGSCLLLNPGDLLGKEERPSFALVDLELGEIQREYVGSKLVFETELQE; from the coding sequence ATGCGTATTGCCGTTTTATCCGATAGTCACGATCAGATCCCCAACCTGCACGCAGCCGTTACAAGAGCCAACAGGGCTCAGGCGGATGTTCTCATCCACTGCGGCGACCTTATCTCTCCGTTCATGCTGCGTTACCTCAGTGCGTTTGAGGGACCGGTTCACCTTATCTACGGCAACAATGTCGGCGATCAACATCTGATTTCATCTCGCTGTGGCACGCTTTTTCCCAATATCAGCCACCACGGCACCCATGGACAAATTACGCTTGGAGATAGGCGTATCGCCTTTGTCCATTACCCGCGACTGGCCAAAGAGGTCGCGCAATCCGGTGTCTATCACCTGGTCTGTTATGGGCATGACCATATTTTTCACAGTGAACGCCTGGGCTCCTGCCTTTTGTTGAATCCGGGGGATTTACTGGGAAAAGAGGAAAGGCCATCGTTTGCCCTGGTCGATCTGGAGCTGGGCGAAATCCAGCGCGAATATGTCGGCAGCAAACTTGTCTTTGAAACCGAACTACAAGAATAA
- the gdhA gene encoding NADP-specific glutamate dehydrogenase: MEQVLATVLQRDPEQKEFHQAVTEFLETVKPVLDRHPEYRNFAVLERLVEPERMIIFRVPWMDDRGRVHVNRGYRVEMNSAIGPYKGGLRFHPSVNLSVIKFLAFEQVFKNALTTLSLGGGKGGADFDPRDRSDTEVMRFCQSFMSELFRHIGEDTDVPAGDIGVSGREIGFLFGMYKKLQNKFTGVLTGKGVSWGGSLIRPEATGYGVVYFASEMLALIGQTMECKHCLISGSGNVAQFTAEKVLQLGGRVLTMSDSSGYIFDEEGIDVAKLKYIKELKNVERGRIEKYIERYPKAEYVPVDPELDYNPLWQHEADCAFPAATQNEINAKDAQHLVDVGVKLVCEGANMPCVPEAISLLAENDVLFGPAKAANAGGVAVSGLEMAQDAMRLSWTRDEVDTKLRSIMEKIHQTCVDAAAHYGHSGDYLAGANIAGFVKVGNAMLDQGVV; the protein is encoded by the coding sequence ATGGAACAAGTTCTTGCCACAGTTCTCCAACGTGACCCGGAACAAAAGGAATTTCATCAGGCCGTTACAGAGTTTTTGGAAACTGTGAAGCCAGTGCTTGATCGACACCCGGAGTATCGTAATTTTGCAGTACTTGAGCGTCTGGTCGAGCCGGAGCGGATGATCATATTTCGTGTCCCCTGGATGGACGATCGGGGAAGGGTGCATGTGAATCGCGGGTATCGTGTCGAGATGAACTCGGCCATCGGCCCCTACAAGGGAGGGTTGCGATTTCACCCATCAGTGAACCTTTCGGTGATCAAATTTCTCGCCTTTGAACAGGTTTTTAAAAATGCCTTGACCACCCTGAGCCTCGGTGGTGGTAAAGGTGGGGCTGATTTTGACCCCAGAGATCGTTCTGACACCGAAGTGATGCGGTTTTGCCAGTCATTCATGTCCGAGCTCTTTCGTCATATCGGTGAAGATACAGATGTTCCTGCCGGTGATATCGGTGTCAGTGGCCGTGAGATCGGATTTCTCTTTGGGATGTACAAAAAACTCCAAAATAAATTCACCGGTGTGCTCACCGGCAAAGGGGTGAGCTGGGGCGGCAGCCTGATTCGGCCGGAGGCCACAGGCTATGGCGTGGTCTACTTTGCTTCGGAAATGCTTGCCCTGATTGGGCAGACCATGGAGTGTAAGCATTGTCTCATCTCCGGATCGGGCAATGTTGCCCAGTTTACGGCAGAAAAGGTGCTGCAGCTCGGGGGCAGAGTTCTCACGATGTCTGATTCATCGGGCTATATTTTTGATGAAGAAGGGATCGATGTGGCCAAGCTGAAATACATTAAAGAGCTGAAAAATGTCGAGCGGGGCCGTATTGAAAAGTACATTGAACGTTATCCCAAGGCAGAGTACGTCCCGGTTGATCCTGAACTTGATTATAACCCCCTCTGGCAGCATGAGGCGGACTGTGCCTTTCCCGCCGCAACCCAGAACGAGATTAACGCCAAGGATGCGCAGCATCTGGTTGATGTGGGGGTCAAGCTGGTCTGTGAAGGGGCAAATATGCCCTGCGTACCAGAGGCCATCAGTCTTTTGGCCGAAAATGATGTGCTTTTTGGTCCGGCAAAGGCGGCCAATGCAGGGGGCGTGGCGGTTTCCGGCTTGGAGATGGCGCAGGACGCCATGCGTTTGAGCTGGACTCGCGATGAGGTCGATACCAAGCTGCGTTCCATTATGGAAAAAATTCATCAGACCTGTGTTGATGCAGCCGCCCATTACGGGCACTCTGGTGATTATCTGGCCGGGGCTAATATTGCAGGTTTCGTCAAGGTCGGCAATGCCATGTTGGATCAGGGTGTTGTATGA
- a CDS encoding outer membrane lipoprotein carrier protein LolA produces MFSLLRTFLFIFCCLSFFLPGSLLAATNSQQLQNALGRLQARYEKLHSLQFDFSQITDSGGRIKKGNGFAAFYRTKGDKGKPSGIMRWDYTAPTPQVILNTGTELSIYTPMDKQLIITPIEDQDADITFALFTGSKQLSDEFDLIPADATLQIQDPPAKTQAMQLIPQSPHPQLKRLQLWYDGSYQLRRLIMEDHFGALTELSFSAIRFDTLPAHNTEQAKTLLELDLAPGTEIIRQ; encoded by the coding sequence ATGTTTAGCCTGTTACGCACTTTCCTCTTTATTTTCTGCTGCCTTTCCTTTTTTTTGCCGGGCTCGCTCCTTGCCGCCACCAACAGCCAGCAGTTACAAAACGCTCTTGGCCGACTGCAGGCCAGATATGAAAAACTCCATAGCCTTCAATTTGATTTTTCCCAGATCACCGACTCTGGGGGGCGTATAAAAAAGGGGAATGGTTTTGCCGCCTTTTATCGCACCAAAGGGGACAAAGGAAAACCATCAGGCATCATGCGCTGGGATTACACCGCCCCAACGCCACAGGTAATTCTCAATACCGGCACTGAGCTCTCCATATACACCCCCATGGACAAACAGCTTATAATTACCCCCATTGAGGACCAGGATGCCGATATCACCTTTGCCCTGTTCACCGGATCAAAACAACTCAGTGATGAGTTTGATCTTATTCCAGCAGATGCAACCTTGCAGATCCAGGATCCGCCCGCCAAGACCCAGGCAATGCAGCTGATTCCTCAATCTCCGCATCCACAGCTCAAACGACTCCAGCTCTGGTACGATGGCTCCTATCAGCTGCGACGCCTCATCATGGAAGATCACTTTGGCGCGCTCACCGAACTGAGCTTCAGTGCAATACGATTTGATACCCTGCCGGCCCACAATACAGAACAGGCAAAGACGCTCCTTGAACTTGACCTCGCTCCAGGAACAGAAATCATTCGCCAGTAA
- the rpsA gene encoding 30S ribosomal protein S1, with product MSDETFADLIQEQTVSQTALKPGTKIEARIVGISGESIFLDVGGKSEGVLQASELRNEEDELTASVGEAVQVFFLAARGGEMLFTTRLGSNQSGVRELEDAFQAGIPVEGKVTGEVKGGFSVTVANQRCFCPYSQMDVRKVESADEYLEKTMTFKIIEFSNQGRNIILSARAIQEEQRREQRDALKKQLNEGDQVSGVVTSIRDFGAFVDIGGVDGLIPISELAWGQTDRVDDVLERGQQVEVMIKRLDWDRDRISLSLRETLPNPWDTVITKYPVGSIQQGTVCRLANFGAFITLEPGIDGLMHISKLGSGRRINHPREVVEVGQEMTVKIESIDEAQKRIALVPEDFVAKEGSSPANKREDYTPPPVSKESQSMGTLGDLLKSQMKKKK from the coding sequence ATGAGCGACGAAACTTTTGCAGACCTGATCCAGGAACAAACGGTCTCACAGACCGCCCTCAAACCAGGCACCAAGATTGAAGCCCGCATTGTAGGCATCAGCGGCGAATCCATTTTTCTGGATGTCGGCGGAAAAAGTGAGGGGGTCCTGCAGGCTTCTGAACTGCGCAATGAGGAAGACGAGTTAACCGCCTCCGTGGGTGAAGCTGTTCAGGTCTTTTTTCTGGCGGCCCGTGGGGGCGAGATGCTCTTCACCACCCGGTTGGGCTCCAATCAGAGCGGCGTCCGCGAACTCGAAGATGCCTTCCAGGCAGGTATTCCAGTAGAAGGAAAGGTGACCGGCGAGGTCAAAGGTGGATTTTCCGTCACAGTTGCCAACCAACGCTGTTTCTGCCCCTACTCCCAGATGGATGTACGCAAGGTGGAGTCGGCCGACGAGTACCTTGAGAAGACAATGACCTTCAAAATCATTGAATTCTCCAATCAGGGGCGCAATATCATTCTTTCCGCCCGTGCCATTCAGGAAGAACAAAGGCGAGAACAGCGAGATGCCCTCAAAAAGCAACTCAACGAAGGCGATCAGGTCAGCGGTGTGGTCACCTCGATTCGTGATTTTGGAGCTTTTGTCGATATTGGCGGTGTGGACGGATTGATCCCGATTTCCGAGCTGGCCTGGGGACAGACCGATCGGGTTGACGATGTGCTTGAGCGCGGTCAGCAGGTCGAGGTCATGATCAAGCGCCTTGACTGGGATCGCGACCGAATTTCCCTGAGCCTGCGCGAGACCCTGCCCAACCCCTGGGATACTGTGATTACGAAATATCCGGTGGGCTCGATCCAGCAGGGCACAGTCTGCCGCCTGGCAAACTTTGGCGCCTTTATCACCCTGGAACCCGGTATTGACGGCCTGATGCACATCTCCAAGCTCGGTTCAGGACGCCGCATCAACCACCCACGCGAAGTAGTGGAGGTTGGTCAGGAAATGACAGTCAAGATCGAGTCCATTGACGAGGCTCAAAAACGCATCGCTCTGGTTCCTGAAGACTTTGTCGCCAAAGAGGGAAGTTCCCCGGCAAACAAGCGGGAAGACTACACTCCGCCTCCTGTCAGCAAGGAGTCCCAGTCCATGGGCACCCTGGGCGATTTACTGAAATCTCAGATGAAGAAGAAGAAATAA
- a CDS encoding arginyltransferase, producing MISKEHGQQGNYLPVLGGLERYFVNAVAECPYDQQDRAIYHQAVLAQVDDRSMGQLLALGYRRNGNCMYNMRCPNCSLCVPIRLRPERFRPNRNQRRVWKKNRDVDIEIAPLTMSKANLNLLQRFLSTRFPKGKSSAESYYAGFFITSISHCFEIHYKLGERLIGVSIVDGSTDWLNAVYFFFDPEESWRSPGTLNILALNRICLQHMMKYLYLGYWIDGHQGMSYKSHFGPHEVFIDGEWVERG from the coding sequence ATGATTAGTAAGGAGCACGGGCAACAGGGGAACTACCTCCCCGTGCTGGGGGGACTGGAGCGCTACTTTGTCAATGCGGTGGCCGAATGCCCCTATGATCAGCAGGATCGAGCGATCTATCATCAGGCAGTGCTTGCTCAGGTTGATGACAGGAGCATGGGGCAACTGCTGGCTCTGGGGTATCGGCGCAATGGGAACTGTATGTATAATATGCGCTGTCCTAACTGTTCTCTCTGTGTGCCGATTCGACTTCGCCCAGAACGATTCCGTCCTAACCGAAATCAACGCAGGGTGTGGAAAAAAAACCGCGATGTCGATATAGAAATCGCTCCACTCACCATGTCCAAAGCCAATTTGAACTTGTTGCAACGGTTTCTTTCAACTCGTTTTCCCAAGGGGAAATCCAGTGCGGAGAGCTATTATGCTGGTTTTTTTATTACCAGCATCAGTCACTGCTTTGAGATTCATTACAAACTTGGGGAGCGGCTTATTGGTGTTTCTATTGTCGATGGTTCAACGGACTGGCTTAATGCGGTTTATTTCTTTTTTGACCCCGAAGAGAGCTGGCGCAGCCCTGGAACCCTTAATATTCTCGCCTTAAATCGAATCTGCCTGCAGCATATGATGAAATACTTGTATTTGGGCTACTGGATCGATGGGCATCAGGGAATGAGTTATAAGAGTCATTTTGGGCCCCATGAGGTATTCATAGATGGAGAATGGGTGGAGCGAGGTTGA
- the murI gene encoding glutamate racemase has protein sequence MIGIFDSGVGGMTVARAIETLCPGYPLVYLGDIARSPYGSKSPAMIAEYSRRNTEFLLARGAKLIVIACNSAASTASNILRQEYTQPIVDVIAPAVQKATQVTHSGKIGIIGTRATINSGLYEQRIHEAQSQSKVYSQACPLLVPLVEEGWLARRETKMIAKEYLRPLRNKQIDTLILGCTHYPLLKKIIAPRIGRKVQIIDSSVEVALHLQSLLQQDPHLHEELFAPEIPSRFFVSDLPTPVPGLANTIFGRTVHLEKTDV, from the coding sequence ATGATAGGTATTTTTGACTCTGGTGTCGGCGGTATGACCGTTGCCCGCGCCATTGAGACCCTGTGCCCTGGGTATCCTCTGGTTTACCTAGGTGATATTGCCCGGTCCCCCTATGGCTCAAAAAGTCCGGCGATGATTGCCGAATATTCTAGAAGAAATACAGAGTTTCTTCTCGCCCGGGGGGCAAAGCTGATCGTTATTGCCTGTAACTCCGCTGCCAGCACCGCCTCCAATATCCTCCGCCAAGAGTATACACAACCCATTGTTGATGTCATTGCCCCGGCGGTCCAGAAAGCAACGCAGGTGACTCACTCAGGAAAAATCGGCATAATTGGGACTCGGGCAACCATCAACTCCGGACTTTACGAACAACGAATCCACGAGGCGCAGTCACAGTCGAAGGTCTATAGCCAGGCCTGCCCCCTGCTGGTTCCCCTGGTCGAAGAGGGCTGGCTCGCCAGACGAGAAACAAAAATGATCGCCAAAGAGTATCTGCGTCCTTTGCGCAACAAGCAGATCGATACCCTTATTCTCGGCTGCACCCACTACCCTTTACTCAAAAAAATCATTGCCCCACGAATCGGGCGCAAGGTACAGATTATCGACTCCTCGGTTGAAGTTGCTTTACATTTACAAAGCCTGCTTCAACAGGATCCGCACCTGCACGAGGAACTCTTTGCCCCCGAGATCCCCAGTCGATTCTTTGTCTCTGACCTGCCGACCCCGGTTCCAGGGCTGGCCAATACCATTTTCGGCCGCACTGTTCATCTGGAGAAAACTGATGTTTAG
- the queA gene encoding tRNA preQ1(34) S-adenosylmethionine ribosyltransferase-isomerase QueA codes for MTDYIYQLDAYDYELPGDRIAQFPEIERDQSKLLILESDINAPKHGHFADITQYLREGDLLVVNATKVFPARLLGRKESGGKAELFLLHFPRQLSVEDTCQTWHEATALTLVKSSKRPKIGSTLLFSDDLLARIDNFTEEGKVEVTLQYRLGAHASLEELLQSQGQIPLPPYISRPQGSLAEDIDRYQTRYARETGSVAAPTAGLHFSDALLTEIREIGVDVAQVILHVGYGTFAPVRTEDIRKHRIHREWIEINQETATLINRKKTAGSRVWAVGTTTVRTLEFAAKNTGAVQAISGECDLFIYPGFSFQVIDNLITNFHLPKSSLLFLVSALAGRERILAAYQEAIEQNYRFFSYGDAMAIITAS; via the coding sequence ATGACTGATTATATTTACCAACTTGATGCCTATGATTACGAACTTCCGGGCGATCGCATAGCCCAATTTCCCGAGATAGAGCGAGATCAATCCAAACTGCTGATTCTAGAATCAGATATAAATGCCCCCAAGCACGGCCACTTTGCAGACATTACCCAGTACCTGCGTGAAGGCGATCTGCTTGTTGTCAACGCCACCAAGGTGTTTCCAGCCCGGCTGCTTGGACGCAAAGAAAGCGGTGGCAAGGCAGAGCTTTTTCTTCTCCATTTCCCCCGCCAGCTTTCCGTCGAAGATACTTGCCAAACCTGGCATGAGGCGACTGCGCTCACCCTGGTAAAAAGCTCAAAACGTCCCAAAATCGGCAGCACTCTCCTCTTCAGTGACGATCTACTGGCCCGTATCGACAATTTTACAGAAGAAGGCAAGGTGGAAGTTACCTTGCAGTATCGACTGGGTGCGCATGCATCCCTTGAAGAACTTTTACAATCCCAAGGACAGATCCCCCTGCCCCCATATATCAGCAGACCACAAGGAAGCCTGGCTGAAGACATCGATCGCTACCAGACACGTTATGCCCGGGAAACCGGTTCCGTTGCAGCCCCCACGGCAGGGCTTCACTTCAGCGATGCGTTGCTTACCGAGATACGAGAGATCGGGGTGGACGTTGCCCAGGTTATTCTCCATGTTGGTTACGGCACCTTTGCCCCAGTTCGAACAGAAGATATTCGCAAACATCGCATTCACCGGGAATGGATCGAAATCAACCAAGAGACAGCCACCCTCATTAACCGTAAAAAAACAGCAGGAAGCCGCGTCTGGGCAGTGGGGACGACCACCGTGCGCACCCTAGAATTTGCCGCGAAAAATACAGGTGCAGTTCAGGCGATTTCAGGGGAGTGCGATCTCTTTATTTATCCCGGTTTTTCTTTTCAGGTAATTGATAACCTCATCACCAACTTTCATCTGCCAAAATCATCACTGCTTTTTCTTGTCTCCGCCCTGGCTGGACGCGAACGCATTCTTGCAGCTTACCAGGAGGCTATTGAACAGAACTATAGATTTTTTTCCTATGGCGATGCCATGGCAATTATCACAGCCAGCTGA
- the mqnB gene encoding futalosine hydrolase, which translates to MILVTAATQFELDAFLAAVQTETGWCALLTGIGPVESALQVTDFLARSQVPFEIVLNFGVGGAYIGNAAGAGLLDICLAEREILGDLGICTGVQVAPLRLPGLEIIDSFSLVSPELQRTVRLLDAMGFPWCQGNFITVNGASGTRRRGDWLAREHDGLCENMEGAAVARVCRHFHLPLIELRCVSNLVEDRNPDNWQLAEACQRCGQVVASVVQALVCPSA; encoded by the coding sequence ATGATTCTTGTAACCGCTGCAACCCAGTTTGAACTTGATGCCTTTCTTGCCGCTGTGCAAACGGAAACCGGCTGGTGTGCGTTGCTCACTGGCATTGGGCCGGTGGAAAGTGCTCTGCAGGTAACGGATTTTCTAGCCCGAAGCCAAGTGCCATTTGAGATTGTTCTTAATTTTGGGGTGGGGGGGGCCTATATTGGCAACGCCGCTGGAGCAGGGCTTTTAGATATTTGCCTTGCCGAACGCGAGATTTTAGGTGACCTTGGAATCTGTACAGGTGTGCAGGTGGCACCTCTTCGTCTGCCAGGCCTTGAAATTATAGATTCGTTTTCCCTTGTCAGTCCAGAACTACAACGTACTGTCAGGCTGCTGGATGCCATGGGGTTCCCCTGGTGTCAAGGTAATTTTATTACAGTCAACGGCGCCAGTGGTACCCGTCGGCGCGGCGATTGGCTTGCCCGAGAGCACGATGGGCTGTGTGAAAATATGGAAGGGGCGGCAGTGGCACGGGTCTGTCGTCATTTTCACCTCCCTCTCATAGAACTCCGCTGCGTATCCAACCTGGTTGAAGACCGCAATCCTGACAACTGGCAGCTTGCTGAAGCCTGCCAGCGCTGTGGGCAGGTGGTTGCATCCGTGGTCCAGGCGTTGGTATGCCCTTCGGCGTGA
- a CDS encoding molybdenum cofactor guanylyltransferase, producing the protein MTQEKVPSVWGCVLIGGKSSRMGTPKHLILQDGQTWVERTVKMLEHRFEQVVIAGAGEVPASLASCPRVEDAPGIGGPLAGILAAFRAYPQVSWLVVACDQPDISCAAIDWLLSCRGAEVLAVLPDIAGTGRVEPLLAYYDRNIALVLEAMAAQGHRRMNRLQIISGVKTPTPPSNLHDSWHNINTPIDLAQSQGYLP; encoded by the coding sequence ATGACGCAAGAGAAGGTCCCTTCAGTCTGGGGTTGTGTGCTTATTGGCGGGAAATCAAGTCGGATGGGAACTCCCAAACACTTGATTCTTCAGGATGGTCAGACCTGGGTTGAGCGCACGGTCAAGATGTTAGAGCACAGATTTGAACAGGTCGTGATTGCTGGTGCGGGCGAGGTCCCTGCTTCTTTAGCCTCCTGTCCGCGCGTGGAGGATGCTCCAGGCATTGGTGGACCGCTTGCAGGTATTTTGGCCGCTTTTCGTGCCTATCCCCAGGTGTCTTGGTTGGTGGTTGCCTGCGATCAGCCCGATATATCTTGTGCGGCCATTGATTGGTTGCTTTCCTGCCGGGGGGCTGAAGTGTTGGCCGTACTTCCGGATATTGCTGGTACAGGTCGAGTTGAGCCCCTGCTTGCGTACTATGATCGTAATATAGCATTGGTTCTTGAGGCTATGGCAGCGCAGGGGCATCGTCGCATGAATCGCTTGCAGATAATTTCTGGTGTAAAAACACCAACTCCCCCTTCAAATCTTCACGATTCCTGGCACAATATCAATACACCCATAGATTTGGCGCAGTCACAAGGATATCTCCCTTGA
- a CDS encoding MucR family transcriptional regulator, whose protein sequence is MSKSLVEMTAEIIQSQIGSKQMTTDEIKAALNDTFQTLKSLQDSESTGIEAEQEDSAPAIDPKKSIQKNKIICLECGQEFKMLSPKHLKSHGLDSKEYRKKYGFSARQPLCAKALSEKRSQSGKERGLPDNLRKAIEARTKDASKKK, encoded by the coding sequence ATGAGTAAATCACTCGTTGAAATGACCGCCGAGATTATTCAATCTCAAATTGGCAGCAAACAGATGACAACCGACGAAATAAAGGCGGCACTTAACGATACATTCCAAACGCTTAAATCACTCCAGGATTCCGAATCCACTGGCATTGAAGCAGAGCAGGAAGATTCGGCCCCTGCTATTGACCCAAAAAAATCTATCCAGAAAAATAAAATCATTTGTCTGGAGTGCGGGCAGGAGTTCAAGATGCTTTCCCCCAAGCATCTGAAATCACATGGGCTGGACTCTAAAGAATATCGTAAAAAATATGGTTTTTCTGCACGCCAACCACTCTGCGCCAAAGCTTTATCAGAAAAACGTTCTCAATCTGGCAAGGAACGCGGTTTGCCCGACAACCTGCGCAAAGCCATTGAGGCTCGCACCAAGGACGCAAGCAAAAAAAAGTAA
- a CDS encoding zinc ribbon domain-containing protein: MPVYEYECSGCKKVFEIQQRIADAPLEKCPECGATVRKLISRSSFQLKGGGWYSDGYSSCSGSVGTESSGSSTPSSGGSCAAGGGCCQCPAAN, encoded by the coding sequence ATGCCTGTCTATGAATACGAGTGTAGTGGGTGTAAAAAAGTGTTTGAAATTCAGCAACGTATTGCTGATGCTCCCTTAGAGAAATGTCCAGAATGTGGTGCTACGGTTCGTAAGCTTATTTCCCGTAGCTCGTTCCAGTTGAAAGGTGGTGGCTGGTATTCTGATGGCTACAGCAGCTGTTCGGGAAGTGTTGGTACTGAATCGAGCGGATCGAGTACCCCCAGCAGTGGCGGCTCTTGTGCTGCAGGTGGTGGTTGCTGCCAGTGCCCAGCGGCGAATTAG